A window of the Bacillus toyonensis BCT-7112 genome harbors these coding sequences:
- a CDS encoding aminotransferase class III-fold pyridoxal phosphate-dependent enzyme, translating to MHSYIVPMGPIHQSTLYDIEVGRAEDSYIFGVNGKRYLDLRSGLWNVSLGYKKELYENICTSFSEILKDGIPFIDIHSYRHKSYDDFSKMLLDFINHKNSNFKRVFYTNSGSEGTELAIKISRQISKEKKTIISFKDGYHGTFFGGMAVSGIDEHITDVYAPKPLDFKFLKTPTNIDSLNLIVDFLENNSEKIAAFFIEPIVGSGGTLIIKNDYLDTIIRTCREKDILVVFDEVATGFYRTGTKFKFHALRYAPDMIILSKSINNGILPFGTVIVNEKIENMLGFSHIEHFSTQNGNVLGVISAYKTLEYYKKHNDCILSSVKEIETIYQNALNLENIFFRGQGGMLSIPITNKSTMFSLINRLKNFGILTYYYISPDGECGLTIFPSLLIEKTKFQKAMKVIIKMIKETYS from the coding sequence ATGCATAGCTACATCGTCCCTATGGGACCAATACATCAGTCTACGCTATACGACATTGAAGTAGGAAGAGCTGAAGATAGTTATATATTTGGAGTAAATGGAAAAAGATACTTAGATTTAAGAAGTGGGTTATGGAATGTATCGCTTGGTTATAAAAAAGAACTTTATGAAAATATATGTACTTCATTCTCAGAAATTTTAAAAGATGGAATACCATTTATTGATATACATTCTTATCGCCATAAATCGTACGATGATTTTTCTAAGATGTTGTTAGATTTTATAAATCATAAAAATTCTAATTTCAAAAGGGTTTTTTATACTAATAGTGGATCTGAAGGAACTGAATTAGCCATTAAAATTAGTCGACAAATTTCTAAGGAGAAAAAAACGATAATTTCATTTAAAGATGGTTACCATGGTACATTCTTTGGAGGAATGGCAGTCAGTGGAATAGATGAGCACATTACTGATGTTTATGCACCAAAACCTTTAGATTTTAAATTTTTAAAAACCCCAACTAACATAGATTCACTGAACTTAATAGTTGATTTTTTAGAAAATAACTCTGAAAAAATTGCTGCTTTTTTTATAGAACCTATAGTGGGATCGGGAGGCACATTAATAATCAAAAATGATTATTTAGATACTATAATTAGGACATGCCGTGAAAAAGATATTCTAGTGGTTTTCGACGAAGTTGCCACAGGCTTTTACAGAACAGGAACAAAGTTTAAATTTCATGCATTGAGATATGCACCTGATATGATTATCCTAAGCAAATCTATAAATAATGGTATTCTACCTTTTGGAACAGTGATTGTAAACGAAAAAATCGAGAATATGCTGGGTTTTTCACATATAGAGCATTTTTCAACTCAAAATGGGAATGTCTTAGGGGTAATTTCAGCATATAAAACTCTAGAATACTATAAGAAACATAATGACTGTATCTTAAGTAGTGTAAAAGAGATCGAGACCATTTATCAAAATGCGCTCAATTTGGAGAATATATTTTTTAGAGGGCAAGGTGGAATGTTATCTATACCTATAACAAATAAATCTACTATGTTCTCATTGATTAACCGGTTAAAGAATTTTGGGATTCTCACTTATTATTACATCTCCCCAGATGGAGAATGTGGTTTAACAATTTTCCCATCTTTGTTGATAGAAAAAACTAAGTTTCAAAAAGCTATGAAAGTAATTATAAAGATGATTAAAGAAACTTATAGTTAA
- a CDS encoding CD3337/EF1877 family mobilome membrane protein — protein sequence MKKLFSICMILVIFLLPLGPHVALAEDTKKEEKQEQKGARISENLFSGYTDGIYKDKYYEIDTYQPKEEDKNVFEKVGGYLFGDDSVGKDLQRMLYTTCQWFANMAFQLNVILGQLTIFLVDQALNLDIVDAVADKLGAAMQNIAGIEKGGFLSSGLFPAIIGIACVLSACYAGYIFFIKRQPSKGLSELVKTVLVIAFIVTYIGNASTILKSANTISSEISVTVLAKATGTVAGDPGRSKADAIFSVKKQIWDLLVERPYLFLQYGEDSKEKLGAQRVDELLAKSPGKERNELVGKEVKKGNQMMVLSSVGERLVFTVMYYVVNTFAGVPVIAFCLLIVAFQLWFLVMSIISPIVMAVALLPGHRRVIESWASQWIRPLALKIFMSVMLVIIFTIAELLYVLPEAGVAGYVSTMIFQILVFVLCYIFRGNIVAAFSKVRGVYETVTNISLMTENFVDKGKEYAGNTMSYIGDKMGAHFNSAAELAAAGGQLENAGTDDEKTKANPLVQANIPNDLPNNQAEQEKEENQKKGNLISLQDRDKDGNLPQPGEEGKEQTLPSEEEAPVQQDLISLDKEALEQEMEGQQEGTEVEESEMEVQPELVSLEDEEIPTGEETQAGMEAYEEIQTEVPEQAVPLEEIPTDIEVHEDVQQEVPEQEMPLEEVPTDMEAYEEIQTEVPEQEIPLEEVPSDMEVYEEIQTEVPTQELPLEEVSADHETFEEIPSDIPQQDIPTEEIPMDISREEIKSEQDISTNIPQQEISTPIETDANEPLIPDTIRADVSEEGVIVPRTMETGSSISNADIPDAISAEVNEAGQIVAKKPDIDVESTVQVSNSSDSFIPTESVSTSDLAQVNEKEVSKNEPIQEKAVTIDTPDIQYGALAVGSENWMPSTDPQNLDNLDDLEPQKKDE from the coding sequence ATGAAAAAACTTTTCTCTATTTGTATGATTCTTGTAATCTTTTTACTACCGCTAGGGCCTCATGTGGCCCTAGCGGAAGATACAAAAAAGGAAGAAAAACAGGAACAAAAAGGGGCGCGAATCTCTGAAAATCTATTTAGTGGGTATACAGATGGTATTTACAAAGATAAGTATTATGAAATTGATACGTATCAGCCAAAAGAAGAAGATAAGAACGTGTTTGAAAAGGTTGGCGGATACTTATTTGGTGACGATAGCGTAGGAAAAGACTTACAAAGAATGTTATATACAACCTGTCAATGGTTTGCAAATATGGCCTTTCAGTTAAATGTGATTCTCGGCCAATTAACAATCTTTTTAGTCGATCAAGCGTTGAACCTGGATATTGTAGATGCGGTAGCGGATAAATTAGGAGCGGCTATGCAAAATATCGCTGGTATTGAAAAAGGCGGCTTTTTATCTTCTGGACTATTCCCAGCAATTATCGGCATTGCATGTGTGTTATCAGCTTGTTACGCAGGCTATATCTTCTTTATTAAGCGCCAACCATCAAAAGGCTTAAGTGAGTTAGTGAAAACGGTACTTGTTATTGCTTTTATTGTTACGTACATTGGAAACGCAAGTACGATTTTAAAGAGTGCAAATACGATTAGTTCTGAAATTAGTGTAACAGTATTAGCGAAGGCAACGGGAACAGTTGCGGGTGATCCAGGACGTTCTAAAGCGGACGCAATCTTTTCAGTGAAAAAGCAAATTTGGGATTTGTTAGTGGAACGACCATATTTATTTTTACAGTATGGAGAAGACTCAAAAGAAAAATTGGGTGCTCAACGGGTAGATGAATTGTTGGCAAAATCACCAGGGAAAGAACGAAATGAATTAGTTGGAAAAGAAGTGAAAAAAGGAAATCAAATGATGGTTCTTTCATCGGTGGGAGAACGTCTGGTGTTTACAGTCATGTATTATGTCGTGAATACATTCGCGGGTGTTCCAGTAATTGCGTTTTGTTTACTGATTGTAGCATTCCAATTATGGTTCCTTGTCATGAGTATTATTTCACCGATTGTTATGGCGGTTGCCCTATTACCAGGACATCGACGCGTAATTGAAAGCTGGGCTTCACAATGGATTCGCCCATTGGCATTAAAAATCTTTATGTCTGTTATGCTTGTCATTATCTTTACAATAGCAGAACTACTATACGTATTACCAGAAGCGGGCGTTGCAGGGTATGTGTCTACAATGATTTTCCAAATTCTTGTTTTCGTTCTATGTTACATCTTTAGAGGAAATATTGTTGCGGCCTTTAGTAAAGTACGTGGCGTGTATGAAACTGTCACAAATATATCCCTTATGACTGAAAACTTTGTAGATAAAGGAAAAGAGTACGCTGGAAATACAATGTCTTATATTGGAGACAAAATGGGAGCACATTTTAACAGCGCGGCTGAATTAGCGGCGGCAGGCGGCCAGTTAGAAAATGCAGGGACAGACGACGAAAAGACAAAAGCCAACCCGTTAGTGCAAGCAAATATACCAAATGATTTACCAAATAATCAAGCGGAACAAGAAAAAGAAGAGAATCAAAAGAAAGGAAACCTTATTTCCTTACAGGATCGTGATAAAGATGGGAATTTACCACAGCCAGGAGAGGAAGGAAAAGAACAAACGTTACCAAGTGAGGAAGAGGCGCCAGTGCAACAAGACCTTATCAGCTTAGATAAAGAAGCATTAGAACAAGAAATGGAAGGACAACAAGAAGGAACAGAGGTAGAAGAATCAGAAATGGAGGTTCAACCAGAGCTTGTATCTTTAGAAGATGAGGAAATCCCAACAGGGGAAGAAACACAAGCTGGTATGGAGGCTTATGAAGAAATTCAAACAGAAGTACCAGAACAAGCAGTACCACTAGAAGAAATTCCGACTGATATAGAAGTACATGAAGATGTACAACAAGAAGTACCAGAACAAGAAATGCCATTAGAAGAGGTTCCAACTGATATGGAAGCATATGAAGAAATCCAAACAGAGGTACCAGAACAAGAAATACCACTAGAAGAAGTTCCAAGCGATATGGAAGTATATGAAGAAATCCAGACAGAAGTACCAACGCAAGAACTTCCATTAGAGGAAGTATCAGCAGATCATGAAACATTTGAAGAAATCCCATCCGATATCCCACAACAAGACATTCCAACAGAAGAAATTCCAATGGATATTTCAAGAGAAGAAATAAAATCAGAACAGGACATTTCAACAAATATCCCACAACAAGAAATCTCAACACCAATTGAAACAGATGCAAATGAACCGTTAATACCAGATACAATTCGTGCAGATGTAAGTGAAGAAGGCGTCATTGTCCCACGGACAATGGAAACAGGTTCTTCTATATCCAATGCAGACATTCCAGATGCTATTTCTGCAGAAGTGAATGAAGCGGGGCAAATTGTCGCTAAAAAACCTGATATAGATGTCGAGTCAACCGTACAAGTGTCAAACTCTTCTGACTCATTTATCCCAACGGAATCCGTTTCCACTTCTGATTTGGCACAAGTAAATGAGAAAGAAGTAAGCAAAAATGAGCCGATTCAAGAAAAAGCGGTAACGATCGATACGCCAGATATACAATATGGAGCTCTAGCGGTTGGAAGTGAAAATTGGATGCCTTCTACTGATCCACAAAACTTAGATAACTTAGATGATTTGGAGCCGCAAAAAAAAGATGAGTAG
- a CDS encoding SDR family oxidoreductase, whose protein sequence is MKNMLILGSEGFLGKAVQEYFRNNYNLICLDKDGVLNLNRNDQNSSLFFGHFDINNKDTYQSLIDFLNLNQLKIDNIVNLIGINSFKNFYDVSREDWTKTLDTNVTSFVFFLKELYPFFNTEVSIVAIASQNGVVAHENRIDYGTSKAALIHLVKNLTIDFLLDKEKDIKINCISPSYIQNESNKEFFNGFEGRKLLKKIPYRKLIEYSDVVNAIDFLISEKSKGIRGQNLIIDYGYTLI, encoded by the coding sequence ATGAAAAATATGCTAATTTTAGGATCTGAGGGTTTTTTAGGGAAAGCAGTTCAGGAATACTTCAGAAATAATTATAATCTAATTTGTTTGGATAAAGATGGTGTACTAAATTTAAATCGAAATGACCAAAACTCCTCTCTATTTTTTGGTCATTTTGATATTAACAATAAAGACACCTATCAATCTTTAATTGATTTTTTAAATTTAAATCAATTAAAGATTGATAATATTGTAAATCTAATCGGTATTAATTCGTTTAAAAATTTCTATGATGTATCTAGGGAGGATTGGACTAAAACTCTAGATACGAATGTAACCTCATTCGTGTTTTTTTTAAAAGAGTTATATCCCTTTTTTAATACCGAAGTTTCAATAGTTGCGATTGCATCCCAAAATGGGGTTGTAGCTCACGAGAATAGAATAGATTACGGAACATCAAAAGCTGCATTAATCCATCTTGTAAAAAATTTGACTATAGACTTTTTATTAGATAAGGAAAAAGATATAAAAATTAATTGTATTTCACCTAGTTATATACAAAATGAAAGTAACAAAGAATTTTTCAACGGATTTGAGGGAAGAAAATTATTAAAAAAAATCCCTTATAGAAAGCTTATAGAGTATAGCGATGTTGTAAATGCTATAGATTTTCTTATTTCCGAAAAAAGCAAAGGAATAAGAGGACAAAATCTAATAATTGACTACGGATATACTTTAATATGA
- a CDS encoding IS3 family transposase, which yields MTAVSKSAKFEVIQELFEKGYTITLLCDIAKVSRSGYYKWLKRQTFLSEKQLEDTAIKAKILECYKKLKGIYGYRRIQVWLKLTYNLHFNHKRIQRLMKELGIQSSIRKKRPYYGKKEAYVISQNYLNRDFYAIAPNQKWVTDITYLNFNGQKLYLSVIKDLFNNEIVAYNISCRNDLELVIDTLEKARKKRNLKGILLHSDQGSQYRSNQYHLLLKKYQIQASMSRKGNCLDNACIESFFSHFKAECFYLYSFKTVDEVKEAVHQYIYFYNHQRFQKKLNNLSPYQYRTQVV from the coding sequence ATGACAGCTGTATCCAAAAGTGCAAAATTTGAAGTTATTCAAGAACTCTTTGAAAAGGGTTATACAATTACGTTATTATGTGATATTGCTAAAGTATCAAGGAGTGGCTATTACAAATGGTTAAAACGACAGACGTTTCTCTCCGAGAAACAATTAGAAGATACCGCCATTAAGGCAAAGATATTAGAATGCTATAAAAAATTAAAAGGAATTTATGGATACAGAAGAATACAAGTATGGCTTAAACTTACTTATAATTTGCATTTTAACCATAAACGTATACAGCGGTTAATGAAAGAATTGGGAATTCAATCAAGCATTCGAAAGAAACGCCCATATTACGGAAAAAAAGAAGCTTATGTGATTTCACAGAACTATCTCAATAGAGACTTTTATGCTATAGCACCAAATCAAAAATGGGTAACGGATATTACTTATCTAAATTTTAATGGTCAAAAATTATATTTATCCGTAATTAAAGATTTGTTTAACAATGAAATTGTTGCTTACAACATAAGTTGTAGAAATGATCTTGAACTTGTAATAGATACTCTCGAAAAAGCTAGAAAAAAACGGAACTTGAAAGGAATCCTTTTGCATAGTGATCAAGGTTCTCAGTACAGGTCTAATCAATATCATCTACTACTAAAGAAATATCAAATACAAGCTAGTATGTCTCGCAAAGGAAATTGCTTAGATAACGCATGTATAGAGAGTTTTTTTAGTCACTTTAAAGCAGAATGCTTTTATTTATATTCTTTCAAAACGGTTGATGAAGTTAAGGAGGCCGTACATCAATATATTTATTTTTATAATCATCAAAGATTCCAAAAAAAATTAAACAACCTGAGTCCATATCAATATCGAACGCAGGTTGTTTAA
- a CDS encoding class I SAM-dependent methyltransferase: MLNKILYGPFKKKLNMDGVTLVEDFYSDTDFVQFYNQALKDESYKDLKVLKNILFTNDTILEIGSGSGRVFNTLSAEGYNIYGLEPSVEMNKYILNEYKSKIFNIKIQELDKLVDKELLFSKIIIPATTISLFSHEDFEDFLKKSESILDLKGSIIFDFINPQYLDSINGKINLMNYKESKYYFSNYIEYPFFILNVFLQQGSLKKLGYSIKHLYSIDYLNNLCNKYNYSLDVIFKNDTYLMVEMKKNA; encoded by the coding sequence ATGCTTAACAAAATATTATATGGGCCCTTTAAAAAAAAATTAAATATGGATGGCGTCACTCTAGTAGAAGATTTTTATTCAGATACAGATTTTGTACAATTTTATAATCAAGCATTAAAAGATGAATCTTATAAAGATTTAAAGGTACTTAAAAATATTTTATTTACTAACGACACTATATTAGAAATCGGATCAGGTTCGGGAAGAGTGTTTAATACTCTTTCTGCAGAGGGATATAACATTTACGGATTAGAACCATCTGTAGAAATGAATAAATATATTCTAAACGAATATAAAAGTAAAATATTTAATATTAAGATACAAGAATTAGATAAGTTAGTCGATAAAGAATTATTATTTTCAAAAATAATAATTCCAGCTACAACCATATCCTTATTTTCACATGAAGATTTTGAAGATTTTCTAAAAAAATCAGAAAGTATTTTAGACTTAAAAGGTTCAATTATATTTGATTTTATAAATCCTCAATATTTAGATTCTATTAATGGAAAGATAAATTTGATGAATTACAAAGAAAGTAAGTATTATTTTTCAAATTATATAGAATATCCGTTTTTTATTTTAAATGTGTTTTTACAACAGGGGAGTTTAAAAAAATTGGGCTATTCCATTAAACATCTTTATTCTATTGATTACTTAAACAATCTCTGTAATAAGTATAATTATAGTTTAGATGTTATCTTTAAAAACGATACATATTTAATGGTGGAGATGAAAAAAAATGCATAG
- a CDS encoding peptidoglycan DD-metalloendopeptidase family protein produces the protein MRPEIKEVVDKTIQEEIAQEQKKKKKKKSWLLTFLFGSSTFTIGLFVCIGFLLFIVLGQGIGKKEEEAPATIPSNGMTVCRPGGKTVAPEELQPHLGGVFTGKAQAFLNAGTQNQIDPVLLAAIARLETGNGTSNAVKNYNNPGGLMDPSSSQMKGFMKFATLDEGINAMARNLYKNYIGMGITTIEAIGAKYAPPGAANDPHGTNGLWPVLVTKFVTQMGGLTFNCEAGKPGGVVDTGSASSQGFIRPIAQTMITSPFGPRWGTIHKGIDYSCQDGVTAIAASKGGVVELAEFGAGGSGFGGYGNVVVINHGNGYWSLYGHMSSITVQKGQNIGVGQQVGVCGRTGQVTGPHLHFEIKTAFKFGQVDPAPYLPK, from the coding sequence ATGAGACCAGAAATAAAAGAAGTCGTAGACAAAACGATACAAGAAGAGATTGCACAAGAACAAAAAAAGAAGAAGAAAAAGAAATCCTGGTTACTGACATTTCTTTTTGGGAGTTCTACTTTCACGATAGGATTGTTCGTCTGTATTGGATTTCTTTTATTTATCGTTTTGGGGCAAGGCATTGGCAAAAAAGAAGAGGAAGCACCAGCGACCATCCCAAGTAATGGAATGACGGTTTGTCGGCCAGGTGGAAAAACAGTGGCACCAGAAGAACTACAACCCCACCTGGGCGGCGTTTTTACGGGGAAAGCACAAGCCTTTTTAAATGCAGGAACACAAAACCAAATCGATCCCGTTTTACTAGCGGCCATTGCAAGATTGGAAACGGGGAACGGTACTTCTAATGCAGTAAAGAACTATAACAACCCTGGTGGACTCATGGACCCTAGTAGTTCACAAATGAAAGGTTTCATGAAATTTGCCACCTTAGATGAAGGAATCAACGCTATGGCCCGAAACTTATATAAAAACTATATCGGTATGGGGATTACAACTATAGAAGCAATAGGCGCTAAATACGCACCACCAGGCGCCGCAAATGATCCGCATGGTACAAATGGTTTATGGCCTGTATTAGTAACAAAGTTTGTTACGCAAATGGGCGGCCTTACTTTTAATTGTGAAGCGGGAAAGCCAGGCGGCGTTGTAGATACTGGATCAGCAAGTTCACAAGGATTTATTCGTCCTATCGCTCAAACGATGATTACAAGCCCATTTGGACCACGCTGGGGCACAATTCATAAAGGTATCGATTATTCTTGCCAGGACGGTGTCACCGCAATTGCCGCGTCGAAAGGTGGCGTTGTAGAGTTGGCGGAATTTGGCGCAGGCGGAAGCGGCTTCGGCGGGTATGGAAACGTAGTTGTAATCAATCATGGAAATGGATATTGGAGTCTATACGGTCATATGTCATCCATTACCGTACAGAAAGGGCAAAACATTGGAGTCGGTCAACAGGTAGGCGTTTGCGGAAGAACAGGGCAAGTAACAGGGCCACATTTGCATTTTGAAATTAAAACAGCCTTTAAATTTGGGCAAGTCGATCCAGCGCCATATTTGCCGAAATAA
- a CDS encoding helix-turn-helix domain-containing protein: protein MGKIKKTYDVFFKKKAVDLYLKEGMAYKKVAKKLGIDHTMVMRWVRYFNAEGIKGLEEKRGKSRKKCRKNSKESLETVENKIKRLEAENEMLKKLLKM from the coding sequence ATGGGGAAAATCAAAAAAACTTATGATGTCTTTTTTAAGAAAAAAGCAGTAGATCTATATTTAAAAGAAGGAATGGCATATAAAAAAGTGGCAAAAAAATTAGGGATTGACCATACAATGGTTATGCGTTGGGTAAGGTATTTTAATGCTGAAGGGATTAAAGGGTTAGAGGAGAAACGAGGAAAATCAAGAAAAAAGTGTAGAAAAAATTCTAAAGAATCGCTAGAGACTGTAGAGAATAAAATAAAACGTTTAGAAGCTGAGAATGAAATGTTAAAAAAGCTCTTAAAAATGTGA
- a CDS encoding Rpn family recombination-promoting nuclease/putative transposase → MSNQQLVNLRIDFAFKQLFGTSGNEDILIAFLNAMLQNSLESPIVSLQLEDPHLHREHEEDKLSILDISATLDTGTKVNVEIQLNNNHDMIKRSLYYWGRLYTSQLQKGMPYSSLHKTITINLLNFVMFPEYEAFHTTGILWNQQQQKILSSDIEVHIVEIPKLMQQWRNEQLNPWEDSFVRWLLLLPANEDEHLTQTLEDIAMNQDPILQKAMNKWERMSQDSSFRQAYEAREKALMDEAAKFAHARNEGKKEGRQEGIEEGKIQLIRGMHKNGMPIEDIAKFTNLRIEEIQEILQS, encoded by the coding sequence ATGTCCAACCAACAATTAGTGAATTTACGCATTGATTTTGCTTTTAAACAATTATTTGGCACAAGTGGAAATGAAGACATTCTAATTGCTTTTTTAAATGCTATGTTACAAAATTCTTTAGAATCACCCATTGTTTCGTTACAATTAGAAGATCCACACTTACATCGCGAACATGAAGAGGATAAATTATCGATTTTAGATATTTCCGCTACATTAGATACAGGAACAAAAGTAAATGTAGAAATCCAACTAAATAATAATCATGATATGATTAAGAGAAGTTTATATTATTGGGGAAGGCTATACACATCCCAACTACAAAAAGGAATGCCCTATAGTTCTCTCCATAAAACCATTACGATTAATTTGTTAAATTTCGTTATGTTTCCTGAATATGAGGCATTTCATACAACAGGAATCCTATGGAATCAACAGCAACAGAAGATATTGAGTAGTGATATTGAAGTTCACATCGTAGAGATTCCAAAACTCATGCAACAATGGCGAAATGAACAATTAAATCCCTGGGAAGATTCATTTGTTCGTTGGTTGTTATTACTTCCAGCGAATGAGGATGAACACTTAACCCAAACATTGGAGGATATTGCGATGAACCAAGACCCGATTTTACAAAAAGCGATGAATAAATGGGAACGTATGAGTCAAGATTCTTCTTTCCGACAAGCGTATGAAGCAAGGGAGAAAGCTTTGATGGATGAAGCCGCGAAGTTCGCTCATGCTCGTAATGAAGGAAAGAAAGAAGGGCGTCAAGAGGGAATTGAAGAAGGCAAAATCCAATTGATTCGTGGAATGCATAAAAATGGAATGCCAATTGAAGATATTGCAAAGTTTACGAATTTACGTATAGAAGAAATACAAGAGATTTTACAATCATAA